The nucleotide sequence TTCAACAGCCTCCATCACCATGGTTGCTCCCGTCACCATGAAAATGGGACACCTGCCTGCTAATATAGTTGTCGTTCTTCAACAACCTCCATCACCATGGTTGCTCCAGTCACCATGAAATGGGATAATTGCATCTATTGCAGTATAACAAGTCAAGGAAGCCAAACAtcatatttatttcattttttgggTCATATTGGGGTCATATGTAAATACCCAaggtattttaataataataatatacttgtTCCTTGATGTTTGAAATTTGAAGTTCTAGCCACCGATGATTTGTGGCATCGCCAAGGGAGCAAAAGGGTTGAATTCAAACTGGAAAATAATCATAAAGAAATAATCTTTTTTGGCATAAAGAAATGCCCATTAATTTCACAACTTCAACATCTCCATTCTCCAGAAATTTAGGGAGCTAGCTATTCAAATCATCTaattatcaaagataaaaaacCTTCATTTACCAAGATCGTTTTACCAAGTAATATAAATTGGTTCAACTATCTAAGGTTGCATAACGACGTCGAAGAAAATATGGTCTATCAACAAATCCTATAATATGCAGTCTCATATTATCTTCGTCCAAATAAATTCAGCCAATAATTTGACTGGATCAAAGGTTAAAAATGCAGCGTGTCGTTCAAGAAGAACGTAACAATTAAAATGTCAAAATCTTTTATCAGAGGCAGGCCACAATTTGATCGATTCCATCTTTCAAAAGCACTTTGTATTCCGTTGATTCTACTCCAGCTTTATTACTATCTCTCGAGTGAAGATAATGTAGCTACAACATCGAATGGAATTGCCTAAATAATGTAAAAAGTGATCGAAATAAGCTTGATGAACAACTTTGCAAATGGCTGTTTCTATTCCACAAGAATATAATACTCCATCCCATACTTCTAGATATGTTGAAGAAAGGAATCGAAATGATCCTAAATGTAAATCTTATTCAGTTGGATAACAAGATGATGGAATCAACGAACGGGATCAAGAAAGCAAAGGAGAttggaaaaaaaagagagaggcgGTTACCGAAGGAGGAGGAGCATCGGACGATGGGTTTGAGGCGGCGAAAGGAAGACACGGCCGCCGCGGCGAACGCGCCCCTTCGCTTGTCCTCCTCTGATCTTCTTCGATGATCGGATTTATGGGATCGATCTCGATAAACTCGTTATCgtcctcccaaaagaagtggtggCGGCGAGCAACAGATTGAACGAAAGATGGACGCAGCGCAGCGGAGGGTTTCCGACGCTCACATCACACATTGACGTGATGGTTTGGTTCCTCAAGTAATGTGGCTCGGATAATGGGTTCGGTCTGAGACGGCTTTGTGCTCGGACCTGACCATCCCGAGTTCTGAATACTCCCACAgcaattaaatataatatatatatatatttatttattttatttgaagaataattttttgatagtattttttaattaatatattaaaaattttaaaaatactcaataaatttataattttcaaTCCATATCAAAATTTCTTCCTAACatattttgatatataaaaaaaatatctttaaactAATCAAATTTGTCCCATTAACAATAAATCGGATTCATCTCTTATAATTGTTCACCAACTGTTATTTCCAAAAAAACATGGTGATAAAAACAGTATAGATGGCTTGTGAACATGAGATCCATATTCCTCCTATCCAAATCCACAGATAAGATAAGAATCTAATGCACAACATCCTATTGGCTGCCTCTTTGTCTCACTTGTCCCACACGTGCACACATACTCGTTCTTCTCTCCGACGCAAACCTCATCCCCTCGGCAGTCCTTAATCCCTAGTCTCCCTTCACAGTAACCAACTCCTCCAACCAGAAGCAAGCTTCCTCCATGACAACCATGGCAGCCATGGCCATCCTCACTGCCAGATCCCCTGCTCCAAACCTTCTCACCTCCTCAAAGCCAACCCTAACCAAACCAGTCTCTCTCCTGTCCCTCCAAAACCTCCCCAAAGGACTTGCAGCAGCAGCTCCCAAGACGACGATCACCACCACCCCTTCTTCCCTGAGCGCCACCGCCATCGCGGGCGCCATCTTCGCCAGCTTGAGCAGCTCCGACGCGGCGTTTGCGGCTCAACAGATCGCCGACGTGGCCGAAGGCGACAACCGCGGCCTCGCGCTTCTCCTCCCCATCGTCCCGGCCGTCCTCTGGGTCCTCTACAACATCCTCCAGCCTGCACTCAACCAGCTCAACAGGATGAGGACCGAGAAGGCAGTGGTCGTCGGTCTGGGGCTCGGCGGCGGGTTGGCGGCCGCTGGGTTCATGTCGACCCAGGGCGCGTCGGCGGATGAGATCATGACGGTGGCCAACGCCGCCTCCTCTGATGATAGCAGGGGGTTGCTTCTGTTGTTCGTCGTAGCTCCGGCCATTCTTTGGGTCCTGTACAACATTCTGCAGCCGGCGTTGAACCAGCTCAACAGGATGAGGTCCGGGTGATCATGGATCGTCCAAGTGTTAAATATTCAATCTTATAGCTATGCAAATTTTGTGTCATATactttgcaa is from Musa acuminata AAA Group cultivar baxijiao chromosome BXJ3-8, Cavendish_Baxijiao_AAA, whole genome shotgun sequence and encodes:
- the LOC135644899 gene encoding photosystem II reaction center proteins PsbY, chloroplastic-like, producing the protein MTTMAAMAILTARSPAPNLLTSSKPTLTKPVSLLSLQNLPKGLAAAAPKTTITTTPSSLSATAIAGAIFASLSSSDAAFAAQQIADVAEGDNRGLALLLPIVPAVLWVLYNILQPALNQLNRMRTEKAVVVGLGLGGGLAAAGFMSTQGASADEIMTVANAASSDDSRGLLLLFVVAPAILWVLYNILQPALNQLNRMRSG